Proteins encoded together in one Bacteroides ovatus window:
- a CDS encoding RDD family protein, with the protein MAESTIITGQFVRISQTPASIGERLMALIIDYFLIGLYILSTITLLSKLSIPSGFSLFFFLCIVYLPILGYSFLCEMFNHGQSFGKKLINIRVVKVDGSTPSIGSYLLRWILFPIDGPITSGLGLLVILLNKNNQRLGDLAAGTMVIKEKNYRKIHVSLDEFDYLTQNYHPVYPQSADLSLEQVNVITRTLESSEKDRARRVTALAKKVQELLSVTPRDGNQEKFLQTVLRDYQYYALEEI; encoded by the coding sequence ATGGCAGAATCTACGATAATAACCGGACAATTCGTTCGTATCAGCCAAACGCCCGCCAGTATCGGCGAACGACTGATGGCTTTAATCATCGATTATTTTCTGATCGGGCTTTACATCTTGTCTACTATTACACTCTTGTCTAAATTAAGTATACCGTCAGGATTCAGTTTATTCTTTTTTCTGTGCATCGTTTATTTGCCTATTCTCGGTTATTCTTTTCTTTGCGAGATGTTCAATCACGGACAGAGTTTTGGAAAGAAACTCATCAATATCCGTGTTGTAAAAGTGGACGGTTCCACTCCCAGCATAGGATCTTATCTGTTACGATGGATTCTTTTCCCAATTGATGGTCCTATCACAAGCGGTCTGGGACTTCTGGTCATTTTATTGAATAAAAATAATCAACGGCTAGGAGATCTTGCTGCCGGTACGATGGTGATTAAAGAGAAAAACTACCGTAAGATTCATGTTAGCTTGGATGAATTCGATTATCTTACCCAGAATTATCATCCGGTATATCCACAATCGGCTGATTTATCACTCGAACAAGTGAATGTAATTACCCGAACACTGGAATCCAGCGAGAAAGACCGGGCAAGACGTGTCACGGCACTTGCTAAGAAAGTACAGGAATTGCTTTCCGTTACTCCTCGTGACGGTAATCAGGAAAAATTTCTTCAGACTGTACTTCGCGATTATCAGTATTATGCATTGGAGGAAATATAA
- a CDS encoding AAA family ATPase, producing the protein MEENTEQRVDLTLFSEKIQELKDRIASVIVGQEQTVDLVLTAILANGHVLIEGVPGVAKTLLARLTARLIDADFSRVQFTPDLMPSDVLGTTVFNMKTNGFDFHQGPIFADIVLVDEINRAPAKTQAALFEVMGERQISIDGTTHRMGDLYTILATQNPVEQEGTYKLPEAQLDRFLMKITMDYPSLEEEVNILERHHTNAALVKLDDITPAITKEELLSLRAFMNQVFVDRTLLQYIALIVQQTRTSKAVYLGASPRASVAMLQSSKAYALLQGRDFVTPEDIKFVAPYVLQHRLILTAEAEMEGYSPVKVTQRLIDKVEVPK; encoded by the coding sequence ATGGAAGAGAATACAGAACAGCGAGTAGATTTAACTCTCTTTTCCGAGAAGATACAAGAGTTGAAAGACCGGATTGCTTCCGTCATAGTAGGGCAGGAGCAGACAGTGGATTTGGTACTGACGGCAATTTTGGCGAATGGACACGTATTGATAGAAGGTGTTCCGGGAGTTGCGAAGACACTGTTGGCCCGTCTGACAGCTCGTCTGATTGATGCAGACTTCAGTCGTGTTCAGTTCACTCCGGATTTAATGCCGAGTGACGTATTAGGTACGACTGTGTTTAATATGAAAACGAATGGTTTTGATTTTCATCAGGGACCGATTTTTGCGGATATTGTATTGGTCGATGAAATCAACCGTGCTCCTGCCAAGACACAGGCTGCCTTGTTTGAGGTAATGGGAGAGCGCCAGATCAGTATTGATGGAACGACTCACCGGATGGGAGATCTTTATACGATTTTGGCTACCCAGAATCCGGTAGAGCAGGAGGGAACATACAAACTTCCCGAAGCACAACTCGACCGTTTTCTGATGAAGATAACGATGGATTATCCTTCATTGGAAGAGGAAGTGAATATCTTGGAACGTCATCATACCAATGCCGCATTGGTGAAGTTGGACGACATTACTCCCGCTATTACCAAAGAAGAACTGTTGTCGCTCCGTGCTTTTATGAATCAGGTATTTGTAGACCGCACGTTGCTCCAATATATCGCATTGATTGTGCAGCAGACCCGTACCAGTAAAGCTGTATATTTGGGAGCTTCTCCACGTGCATCTGTAGCCATGCTGCAATCGTCGAAAGCGTATGCTCTTTTGCAGGGACGTGATTTTGTGACACCGGAAGATATCAAGTTTGTAGCTCCTTATGTACTTCAGCACCGTCTGATCCTGACTGCGGAAGCTGAAATGGAAGGCTATTCACCGGTGAAAGTGACACAACGCTTAATTGATAAAGTGGAAGTCCCGAAATGA
- a CDS encoding MFS transporter has translation MNTQKNNSLGPFIVLTFIYFIVGFLTTVNGQFQGPLKIAFLSHTDELRNTLTTFISFFFFLGYLLNSSLGGKWINVHGYKKTLLRALSIMVIGLLMYSLSSWLVVHYGDARILIFKDQVPYGYFIFLLGSYLMGTSAALLQVVINPYIAAYELPNTQPVQRINIVCAINSFGTTIAPFFVTGIIFAGVTLESVTADQLMFPFLMITLCIIITTLITSRLNLPDIQGTRVDNNNKPKHSIWSYQHLSLGVIALFFYVGAEVSIGVNINLHAMELIENGHRFFCFGKSHIVVWGLDLGIPALLATLYWGGLMVGRLIFSFFNNVSPRILLTVTTIIATILILVAILTNNLWILVSVGLCHSVMWGCIFTLAIKGLQQYTSKASGILMMGVFGGAIFPVLQGILADTWGSWQWTWIIALICELVMLYYAISGSHIKNLPKVQQS, from the coding sequence ATGAATACACAAAAAAATAACAGTCTCGGTCCATTCATTGTCCTGACTTTCATATATTTCATAGTAGGTTTCCTAACAACTGTGAACGGGCAGTTTCAAGGTCCTTTAAAAATTGCGTTTCTTTCGCATACAGATGAATTGAGAAATACATTAACGACTTTTATATCTTTCTTTTTCTTCCTCGGATATTTACTGAATAGTTCATTAGGAGGAAAATGGATAAACGTGCACGGTTACAAGAAAACATTACTACGCGCACTGTCAATCATGGTTATCGGTCTATTAATGTATTCTCTCTCGTCCTGGCTTGTAGTACATTACGGAGATGCTCGCATCCTAATTTTTAAAGACCAAGTTCCTTATGGCTACTTTATTTTTCTATTGGGCTCCTATTTAATGGGAACATCAGCAGCCTTACTACAAGTTGTAATCAACCCTTATATTGCCGCCTATGAACTGCCAAATACGCAACCGGTACAGCGTATCAATATCGTATGTGCTATCAATTCGTTTGGTACTACGATCGCTCCTTTCTTTGTTACAGGAATTATCTTTGCCGGTGTTACGCTTGAAAGTGTTACGGCCGACCAATTAATGTTTCCCTTTTTAATGATCACCTTATGTATCATTATCACTACATTAATCACCTCCCGACTAAACCTGCCTGATATTCAAGGAACCAGAGTTGACAATAACAATAAGCCCAAACACAGTATTTGGTCTTATCAACATTTAAGTTTAGGAGTCATCGCCCTATTTTTTTATGTAGGGGCAGAAGTATCAATTGGAGTAAATATCAATTTGCATGCAATGGAACTAATAGAAAATGGGCACAGATTTTTTTGCTTTGGAAAAAGTCATATAGTAGTCTGGGGGTTAGATCTAGGTATCCCCGCATTACTCGCCACTCTCTATTGGGGAGGTTTGATGGTAGGAAGGCTTATATTTAGTTTTTTCAACAATGTTTCTCCACGCATATTACTCACTGTAACCACCATTATTGCTACAATACTTATATTGGTGGCTATTCTTACCAACAATTTATGGATATTGGTATCTGTAGGACTATGCCATTCTGTAATGTGGGGTTGCATATTCACTTTAGCTATTAAAGGATTGCAGCAATACACTTCCAAAGCTTCCGGCATTCTTATGATGGGAGTATTCGGCGGTGCCATATTCCCTGTACTTCAAGGCATCCTTGCCGACACATGGGGAAGCTGGCAATGGACATGGATAATTGCACTTATATGTGAACTAGTTATGCTATATTATGCCATTTCCGGATCACATATTAAAAACTTACCCAAAGTACAACAATCATGA
- a CDS encoding LacI family DNA-binding transcriptional regulator: MKHITIKDIARHLSLSVSTVSRALINDKNIRQETKERVLETAKMLGYKPNPVATNLKYGHTNTVGVIVPEMLTPFASQVISGIQSVLYANGIKVIIAESDEDPNKERENLQTMERFMVDGIIICLCSYKENLDQYIRLQQAEMPMVFYDRIPYGMNVSQVIVDDYIKAFFLVEHLIREGYRHIVHLQGPDDVYNSVERARGYKDALAKFNIPFNKDRMLKAGLTFKDGANAADMLIEKGISFDAIFAFTDTLAIGAMNRLRDLGKKIPEEIAIASFSGTVLSTIVYPQLTTVEPPLQQMGKVVAELIIEKIKEPLSPNRSIVLDAEIKLRASSKKEKK, encoded by the coding sequence ATGAAGCACATTACCATTAAAGATATAGCCCGACATTTGTCTTTGTCTGTTTCAACAGTATCTCGTGCGTTGATAAATGATAAGAACATCCGTCAAGAGACTAAGGAAAGGGTGCTGGAAACAGCAAAAATGTTAGGGTATAAGCCTAATCCGGTAGCTACCAATTTGAAATATGGACATACGAATACTGTTGGGGTTATCGTTCCGGAAATGCTCACTCCGTTTGCTTCACAAGTGATAAGCGGTATACAAAGTGTACTTTATGCTAATGGGATAAAGGTTATTATTGCAGAATCAGATGAAGATCCAAATAAGGAAAGAGAGAATCTGCAAACAATGGAAAGGTTTATGGTAGATGGAATTATTATCTGTCTTTGTAGTTATAAGGAGAATTTGGATCAGTATATACGTCTGCAGCAGGCGGAAATGCCCATGGTTTTTTATGATCGTATACCGTATGGAATGAATGTTTCCCAGGTTATTGTAGACGATTATATAAAGGCTTTTTTTTTGGTTGAGCATTTGATCCGGGAAGGTTATAGGCATATTGTTCATTTACAGGGACCTGATGATGTGTATAATTCAGTAGAGAGGGCGAGAGGATATAAAGACGCATTGGCTAAATTTAACATTCCGTTTAATAAAGATAGGATGTTAAAGGCGGGGTTGACTTTCAAGGATGGAGCAAATGCGGCAGATATGTTAATAGAAAAGGGAATTTCCTTTGATGCAATTTTTGCTTTCACAGACACATTGGCTATTGGTGCAATGAATAGACTGCGGGATTTAGGTAAGAAGATTCCGGAGGAGATTGCTATTGCTAGTTTTTCTGGTACGGTGTTATCTACAATTGTTTATCCACAATTAACTACGGTTGAGCCTCCTTTACAACAAATGGGTAAGGTGGTGGCTGAATTGATTATTGAGAAGATTAAGGAGCCGTTGTCTCCAAATCGTTCGATAGTGTTGGATGCTGAGATTAAGTTGCGTGCTTCTTCTAAAAAGGAAAAAAAATAA
- a CDS encoding DUF4350 domain-containing protein encodes MKGSRWFIVFIVAFLFIMFAIEYHLPKNFVWKPTFGHHDEQPFGCAVFDSVLSSSLPQGYTFSRKSLYQLEQEDTTQRKGILVISDNLRLSDVDVNALLKMAERGDKIMLVSTLFGRYLEDTLQFRSYYSYFSPMALKKYATSFLKKDSLHWIGDSTVYPRQTFYFYPQLCSSYFWGDSLPERVLAQRVFESNEFRYETEVDSLTTDSLVYMPVAMSRRWGKGEVILVSTPLIFTNYGMLDGKNATYIFRLLSQMGKLPIVRMEGYMKETAQVQQSPFRYFLAHEPLRSALYLTMITILLFMIFTAKRRQRVIPVIHEPANKSLEFTELIGTLYFQKKDHADLVRKKFSYLAEELRREIQVDIEEVADDERSFHRIARKTGMDAGEIAKFIREVRPVIYGGRVIDAEQMKVYIDKMNEIINHI; translated from the coding sequence ATGAAAGGAAGTCGCTGGTTCATTGTCTTTATTGTCGCTTTTCTATTCATCATGTTTGCAATAGAATATCATTTGCCGAAGAATTTTGTGTGGAAGCCCACTTTCGGACATCATGACGAGCAACCTTTCGGATGTGCAGTGTTCGATAGTGTGTTGTCTTCTTCTTTGCCACAGGGGTACACTTTTTCGAGGAAGAGTCTCTATCAATTGGAGCAGGAAGATACGACGCAACGCAAAGGTATATTGGTTATCTCTGATAATTTGCGATTGTCGGACGTCGATGTAAACGCTCTGTTGAAAATGGCGGAACGCGGAGATAAGATCATGTTGGTGAGTACCTTGTTCGGCAGATATTTGGAAGATACCTTGCAGTTCAGGTCTTACTATTCTTACTTCAGTCCGATGGCTTTGAAGAAATATGCAACTTCATTTTTGAAAAAAGATAGCTTGCATTGGATAGGAGATTCGACGGTTTATCCCCGTCAGACTTTCTATTTTTATCCCCAGTTGTGCTCCTCTTATTTTTGGGGAGATTCACTTCCGGAAAGGGTGTTGGCGCAAAGAGTTTTTGAGTCGAATGAGTTCCGGTATGAAACAGAGGTGGACTCGTTGACAACGGATAGTCTTGTTTATATGCCTGTAGCGATGTCCCGTCGGTGGGGGAAAGGAGAAGTTATTTTAGTTTCCACTCCTTTGATTTTTACCAATTACGGAATGTTGGACGGCAAAAATGCAACCTATATCTTCCGTTTGTTGTCGCAGATGGGGAAGCTTCCTATCGTTCGCATGGAGGGGTACATGAAAGAAACTGCACAGGTGCAGCAATCACCTTTCCGTTATTTTCTTGCACATGAACCGCTTCGTTCGGCTTTGTATCTGACGATGATTACCATCCTGCTCTTTATGATATTCACAGCGAAGAGGCGGCAACGGGTGATCCCTGTTATTCACGAGCCGGCCAATAAATCTCTTGAATTTACCGAACTGATAGGTACGCTTTACTTTCAGAAGAAAGACCATGCGGATTTAGTTCGCAAGAAGTTTTCCTATTTAGCCGAAGAACTGCGGAGAGAGATTCAAGTGGATATTGAAGAAGTGGCCGACGATGAACGCTCTTTCCACCGGATTGCCCGAAAAACCGGAATGGATGCCGGAGAGATTGCTAAATTTATCCGCGAAGTCAGACCCGTGATTTACGGAGGACGTGTTATTGATGCGGAGCAGATGAAGGTATATATCGATAAAATGAATGAAATAATCAATCATATCTAA
- a CDS encoding mannitol dehydrogenase family protein — MKTQVLSYNYNREHIKPGILHIGVGNFHRAHEEFYTNLLLEDPTQQDWGICGAMLLPGDERLYRILEKQKKEYTLTICGRDGKDQTYQIGSLIELIWGIENPAAIINKIADKNIHIITLTITEGGYNIAKATNEFMLDNENIKYDLAHPQSPKTTFGFVAEGLRKRKAVGNGPITILSCDNLQHNGNTARKAFLSFFQAQDPELAEWATVNITFPNSMVDRITPSTQPEDIIRLNTQNGTQDGAPVYCEDFIQWVVEDKFIAGRPAWEKVGVEFTQDVTTYENMKLSLLNASHTLLSYPAFLSGYRKVDVAISDERIKKFVRGFMDIDITPYVPAPGNMDLDLYKQTLIERFGNHTVSDQVARLCFDGASKFPVYIMPNLIQMIRDRANLTRQAYLFAAYRHYLKYKTDDNGTKFEIAEPWLTATDDILIASNSPIDFLSLSPFQSTELKAADEFVELYLQMVNAIKEKGTMSTLESIL; from the coding sequence ATGAAAACACAAGTACTTTCTTACAATTACAACCGCGAACATATCAAACCAGGTATCTTACATATTGGTGTCGGTAACTTCCATCGTGCACATGAAGAATTTTATACTAATTTATTATTAGAAGATCCTACCCAACAGGATTGGGGTATTTGCGGTGCTATGCTATTGCCTGGAGATGAGCGCTTGTACAGAATACTAGAAAAGCAAAAAAAGGAATATACACTAACTATTTGCGGACGAGATGGTAAAGACCAAACTTATCAGATAGGCTCATTAATCGAGTTGATTTGGGGAATCGAGAATCCAGCAGCCATTATTAATAAAATTGCCGATAAAAATATCCATATCATTACACTAACTATCACCGAAGGCGGATATAATATAGCGAAAGCTACCAATGAATTTATGCTGGATAATGAAAATATCAAATATGACTTAGCACACCCACAAAGCCCGAAAACGACCTTTGGCTTTGTAGCCGAAGGATTACGGAAAAGAAAAGCTGTCGGGAATGGACCTATCACAATTTTATCTTGTGACAACTTACAACATAATGGTAACACCGCACGCAAAGCATTTCTCTCCTTTTTCCAAGCCCAAGATCCAGAACTAGCAGAATGGGCAACAGTAAATATCACTTTCCCTAACAGTATGGTAGACCGTATAACCCCCTCGACCCAACCTGAAGACATTATCCGGCTGAACACCCAAAATGGAACTCAAGACGGAGCACCTGTATATTGCGAAGACTTCATCCAATGGGTAGTGGAGGATAAATTTATCGCCGGTCGTCCTGCATGGGAAAAGGTCGGCGTAGAATTTACGCAGGATGTGACTACCTATGAAAATATGAAACTCAGCCTACTGAATGCCTCTCATACCTTACTTTCATATCCTGCTTTCCTGAGCGGATATCGTAAAGTAGACGTCGCCATATCCGATGAACGAATTAAAAAGTTCGTACGTGGCTTCATGGATATTGATATTACTCCGTATGTTCCTGCACCGGGAAACATGGATCTGGATTTGTACAAACAAACTTTAATAGAACGTTTCGGTAATCATACCGTTAGCGACCAAGTAGCGCGTTTATGTTTTGACGGTGCATCCAAATTTCCCGTATATATCATGCCAAATCTGATCCAGATGATCCGTGACCGTGCAAATCTTACTCGCCAAGCGTATCTTTTTGCTGCTTATCGTCATTACTTGAAATATAAGACTGATGATAACGGAACTAAATTTGAGATTGCAGAGCCATGGCTGACAGCAACAGATGACATCCTTATAGCCAGTAATTCCCCAATAGATTTCCTCTCACTATCACCTTTCCAAAGTACAGAACTGAAAGCTGCCGACGAATTTGTTGAATTATATCTGCAAATGGTGAATGCAATCAAAGAAAAAGGAACAATGTCAACACTGGAAAGTATATTATAA
- the trxA gene encoding thioredoxin, whose product MALEITDSNYKEILAEGKPVVVDFWAPWCGPCKMVAPIIEELAAEFEGQVIIGKCDVDENSDLPAEYGIRNIPTVLFFKNGEIVDKQVGAVGKPVFVEKVKKLL is encoded by the coding sequence ATGGCTTTAGAAATTACAGACAGCAACTATAAGGAGATCCTTGCAGAAGGAAAACCGGTTGTGGTAGATTTTTGGGCTCCTTGGTGTGGCCCTTGCAAAATGGTAGCTCCTATTATTGAAGAATTGGCGGCAGAGTTTGAAGGACAGGTAATCATCGGCAAGTGTGATGTGGATGAAAATAGCGATTTGCCTGCTGAATATGGTATCCGTAATATCCCTACCGTATTGTTTTTCAAGAATGGTGAGATTGTAGACAAGCAAGTAGGCGCTGTCGGCAAACCTGTATTTGTAGAGAAAGTAAAGAAACTGTTATAA
- a CDS encoding stage II sporulation protein M encodes MKEVTFIRRNIEKWKETEKVVEQAASLSPDQLADAYTDLTADLAFAQTHFPTSRITIYLNNLASALHNEIYRNKREKWTRIITFWTQEVARTMHDARRELLTSFLIFVASALIGVLSAANDPDFVRLILGNGYVDMTLDNIANGEPMAVYNGSSEVPMFLGITLNNVMVSFNCFAMGLLTSFGTGYMLLSNGIMVGAFQTFFYQHDLLWESSLAIWLHGTLEIWAIIVAGAAGLALGNGWLFPGTYSRLESFRRGAKRGLKIVIGTVPVFIMAGFIEGFITRHTELPDMLRLGVILTSLAFIIFYYIYLPNRKKHGITET; translated from the coding sequence ATGAAAGAAGTAACGTTTATTCGTCGGAACATTGAAAAATGGAAGGAGACAGAGAAGGTTGTGGAGCAGGCGGCAAGTCTGTCTCCCGATCAACTGGCCGATGCATATACGGACTTGACAGCTGACCTGGCATTTGCTCAAACACATTTCCCGACTTCCCGTATTACTATTTATTTGAATAATCTGGCTTCAGCGTTACATAACGAGATTTATCGGAATAAACGAGAGAAGTGGACACGCATTATAACCTTTTGGACACAGGAAGTGGCACGAACCATGCACGATGCACGCCGCGAATTACTGACTTCCTTTCTGATTTTTGTAGCCAGTGCATTAATCGGTGTATTATCAGCAGCGAATGATCCGGATTTTGTCCGGCTGATATTAGGAAACGGTTATGTAGATATGACACTCGACAATATAGCCAATGGTGAGCCGATGGCCGTGTATAACGGCTCTTCTGAAGTACCGATGTTTCTAGGCATTACGCTTAATAACGTGATGGTATCTTTCAACTGTTTTGCCATGGGATTGCTGACCAGTTTCGGTACAGGATATATGCTTCTTTCCAATGGCATCATGGTGGGAGCTTTTCAAACATTCTTTTATCAGCACGATTTGTTATGGGAGTCCAGTCTTGCTATCTGGCTACACGGGACGCTTGAGATTTGGGCGATCATCGTGGCCGGCGCCGCCGGATTAGCTTTAGGCAACGGTTGGTTGTTTCCCGGCACGTATTCACGATTGGAATCTTTCAGAAGAGGAGCGAAGCGAGGCTTGAAAATAGTGATCGGCACTGTTCCGGTATTTATTATGGCAGGCTTTATAGAAGGTTTTATTACCCGTCACACAGAACTTCCCGATATGTTGAGGCTCGGTGTGATACTCACTTCTCTGGCATTTATTATATTCTACTATATTTATTTACCAAATAGAAAAAAACATGGAATCACAGAAACCTAA
- a CDS encoding DUF4129 domain-containing protein has translation MNLTSPADTLVCDTAQIALWQSDPAYNYNRELITPEMNIFEWISRQFGELMRKIFGSRFAEEYSGLILVCIAILLLLLIVWFVYRKRPELFMVSHKNALPYTVEEDTIYGVDFPGGIAEALSRQNYREAVRLLYLQTLKQLSDAERIDWQLYKTPTQYINEVRLPAFRQLTNHFLRVRYGNFEATEELFRVMQALQEEIGKGGVS, from the coding sequence ATGAATCTCACTTCCCCGGCTGATACATTAGTCTGTGATACGGCGCAGATTGCCCTCTGGCAGTCTGATCCGGCATACAACTATAACCGTGAACTGATTACTCCGGAGATGAATATCTTTGAGTGGATCAGCAGACAGTTTGGGGAATTGATGCGTAAGATATTCGGCAGTCGTTTTGCTGAAGAGTATTCAGGGCTTATCCTGGTATGTATTGCCATCCTTCTTTTGTTGCTGATTGTTTGGTTCGTCTATCGGAAACGTCCGGAATTGTTTATGGTCTCGCATAAAAATGCGTTGCCTTATACAGTTGAAGAAGACACCATTTACGGAGTAGATTTTCCGGGAGGGATTGCGGAAGCGCTTTCCCGTCAGAATTACCGGGAAGCAGTACGTTTGCTCTATCTGCAAACTTTGAAACAACTTAGTGACGCTGAACGTATTGACTGGCAACTTTATAAAACGCCTACCCAGTATATCAATGAAGTCCGGCTACCGGCTTTCAGGCAACTGACCAATCATTTCCTGCGGGTACGTTATGGCAACTTTGAGGCAACGGAAGAACTCTTCCGGGTAATGCAGGCCTTGCAGGAAGAAATAGGGAAAGGAGGCGTTTCATGA